A window of Tursiops truncatus isolate mTurTru1 chromosome 8, mTurTru1.mat.Y, whole genome shotgun sequence contains these coding sequences:
- the HIKESHI gene encoding protein Hikeshi isoform X1 encodes MFGCLVAGRLVQTAAQQVAEDKFVFDLPDYENINHVVVFMLGTVPFPEGMGGSVYFSYPDSNGMPVWQLLGFVTNGKPSAIFKISGLKSGEGSQHPFGAMNIVRTPSVAQIGISVELLDSLAQQTPVGNAAVSSVDSFTQFTQKMLDNFYNFASSFAVSQAQMTPSPSEMFIPANVVLKWYENFQRRLAQNPLFWKT; translated from the exons ATGTTTGGCTGCTTGGTGGCGGGGAGGCTG GTGCAAACAGCTGCACAGCAAGTGGCAGAGGATAAGTTTGTTTTTGACTTGCCTGATTATGAAAATATCAACCATGTTGTGGTTTTTATGCTGGGAACAGTCCCATTTCCTGAGGGAATGGGAGGATCTGTCTACTTTTCCTATCCTGATTCAAATGGAATGCCAGTTTGGCAACTCCTAGGATTTGTCACAAATGGGAAACCAAGTGCCATCTTCAAAATTTCAGGTCTTAAATCTG gagAAGGAAGCCAGCACCCTTTTGGAGCCATGAATATTGTCCGAACTCCATCTGTTGCTCAGATTGGAATTTCAGTGGAATTATTGGACAGTCTGGCTCAGCAGACTCCTGTAGGTAATGCTGCTGTGTCTTCAGTTGACTCATTTACACAG TTCACACAAAAGATGTTAGACAACTTCTACAATTTTGCTTCATCATTTGCTGTCTCTCAGGCCCAGATGACACCAAGTCCATCTGAAATGTTCATTCCGGCAAATGTGGTTCTGAAATG gtATGAAAACTTTCAAAGACGACTAGCACAGAACCCTCTCTTTTGGAAAAcataa
- the HIKESHI gene encoding protein Hikeshi isoform X2, with amino-acid sequence MGNQVPSSKFQVLNLVNYFKVFQDTMRKWLNASVRENSSDIYSGELCGEWATEEAKIGRAGEGSQHPFGAMNIVRTPSVAQIGISVELLDSLAQQTPVGNAAVSSVDSFTQFTQKMLDNFYNFASSFAVSQAQMTPSPSEMFIPANVVLKWYENFQRRLAQNPLFWKT; translated from the exons ATGGGAAACCAAGTGCCATCTTCAAAATTTCAGGTCTTAAATCTG gttaactattttaaagtgtttcaAGATACAATGAGGAAATGGCTCAATGCCTCAGTCAGGGAGAATTCCAGTGACATCTACAGTGGAGAATTATGTGGAGAATGGGCAACGGAAGAGGCCAAGATTGGAAGAGCAG gagAAGGAAGCCAGCACCCTTTTGGAGCCATGAATATTGTCCGAACTCCATCTGTTGCTCAGATTGGAATTTCAGTGGAATTATTGGACAGTCTGGCTCAGCAGACTCCTGTAGGTAATGCTGCTGTGTCTTCAGTTGACTCATTTACACAG TTCACACAAAAGATGTTAGACAACTTCTACAATTTTGCTTCATCATTTGCTGTCTCTCAGGCCCAGATGACACCAAGTCCATCTGAAATGTTCATTCCGGCAAATGTGGTTCTGAAATG gtATGAAAACTTTCAAAGACGACTAGCACAGAACCCTCTCTTTTGGAAAAcataa